From the genome of Primulina eburnea isolate SZY01 chromosome 12, ASM2296580v1, whole genome shotgun sequence, one region includes:
- the LOC140806944 gene encoding LRR receptor-like serine/threonine-protein kinase FEI 1 → MGKFSAKFLLHHICILLLYSLAIEIGALSPDGQALVNFRTAMISSDNILLQWRPEDDDPCGWKGVTCDLKSKRVIALSLSNHKLSGPIASDIGKLEKLLFLALHDNNLYGAIPAELGNCTQLQTVYLQGNYLSGSIPSELGNLSQLQSLDLSSNSLSGSIPSSLGNLGKLSTFNVSTNFLVGPIPSDGVLANFQNDSFVGNLELCGKQIQICKNSGGSTESPQPTTSAQTQAKKKYSGRLLISALATVGALLLVALMCFWGCFLYKRLGKNQGKGLAMDVSGGASIVMFHGDLPYTSKDIIKKLENLNEEHIIGAGGFGTVYKLVMDDGNVFALKRIVKVNEGFDRFFERELEILGSIKHRYLVNLRGYCNSPTSKLLIYDFLSGGSLDEALHERAEQLDWVARLNIIVGASKGLAYLHHDCSPRIIHRDIKSSNILLDGNFGARVSDFGLAKLLEDDESHITTIVAGTFGYLAPEYMQSGRATEKTDVYSFGVLVLEILSGKRPTDASFIEKGLNIVGWLNYLVSENRQQEIVDPHSDGVQIESLDAILSIAIQCVSSIPEDRPTMHKVVQILESEILTPCPSDFYDSSSD, encoded by the exons ATGGGAAAGTTTTCTGCAAAGTTCCTGTTGCACCATATATGCATCCTGTTACTTTACAGTCTGGCCATAGAAATTGGAGCACTCAGTCCTGATG GTCAGGCGCTTGTCAACTTTAGGACAGCCATGATTAGTTCAGACAACATTCTGTTGCAATGGAGACCAGAGGATGATGACCCATGCGGGTGGAAGGGAGTAACATGTGATCTCAAGTCAAAAAGAGTTATAGCCTT GAGCCTCTCTAACCACAAGTTGAGTGGACCCATAGCATCAGATATTGGAAAGTTAGAGAAACTGCTATTTCT AGCTCTTCATGACAACAATTTGTATGGGGCAATTCCTGCAGAACTTGGAAACTGTACACAGTTGCAAACAGT ATATTTGCAGGGAAACTATTTAAGTGGATCGATTCCCTCTGAGTTGGGAAACCTTTCTCAGCTTCAAAGCTT GGATCTTTCTAGCAATTCTCTTAGTGGAAGTATTCCTTCTTCGCTCGGGAATTTAGGCAAGCTTTCAACATT CAATGTATCAACAAACTTTCTGGTGGGACCTATTCCCTCTGACGGTGTACTTGCCAACTTTCAGAACGATTC ATTTGTCGGGAACCTCGAATTATGCGGCAAGCAAATTCAAATATGTAAGAACAGTGGTGGTTCTACCGAATCGCCTCAGCCTACAACTTCtg CCCAAACCCAAGCCAAGAAGAAGTATTCAGGGCGGCTTCTTATAAGTGCACTGGCCACTGTTGGTGCTTTGCTTCTGGTAGCACTTATGTGCTTCTGGGGTTGTTTTCTGTATAAGAGACTTGGTAAAAACCAAGGGAAAGGTCTTGCTATGGATGTTAGTGGAG GGGCGTCAATTGTGATGTTCCATGGAGATCTTCCTTACACTTCAAAGGATATCATCAAAAAGCTAGAGAACTTGAATGAAGAGCATATAATAGGGGCAGGGGGTTTTGGAACCGTGTACAAGCTTGTAATGGATGATGGCAATGTATTTGCTTTGAAAAGAATTGTGAAGGTAAACGAGGGGTTTGATCGCTTTTTTGAACGGGAACTTGAAATTCTTGGAAGCATCAAACATAGGTATCTTGTGAACCTTCGAGGATATTGCAATTCTCCGACATCCAAATTGCTAATATATGATTTCCTATCTGGAGGCAGCCTAGATGAAGCTCTTCATG AGAGGGCGGAGCAACTAGATTGGGTTGCTCGTTTGAATATTATTGTGGGAGCTTCAAAAGGCCTTGCCTATCTGCATCATGATTGTTCTCCTCGAATTATCCACCGTGATATAAAGTCAAGCAACATTTTACTTGATGGGAATTTTGGAGCTCGAGTCTCTGACTTTGGACTGGCTAAGTTATTGGAGGATGATGAATCCCACATTACAACCATTGTTGCTGGCACATTTGGATATCTGGCACCAG AGTATATGCAGAGTGGCAGGGCTACTGAAAAGACTGATGTTTATAGTTTTGGTGTCCTGGTGCTTGAAATTCTGAGTGGAAAGCGGCCAACTGATGCCTCCTTCATTGAGAAGGGTCTCAACATTGTTGGATGG TTAAACTATCTAGTTTCAGAAAACAGACAGCAAGAAATAGTCGATCCACACAGCGATGGAGTGCAAATTGAAAGCCTCGATGCCATACTGTCAATTGCTATCCAATGTGtttcttcaatccccgaggatCGCCCCACCATGCACAAAGTTGTCCAAATACTCGAATCTGAGATATTAACACCCTGCCCCAGCGATTTCTACGACTCAAGTTCTGATTGA
- the LOC140808245 gene encoding aspartic proteinase CDR1-like, producing MAFSSKVALFLLACIFLISGIESNKHGGITLDLIHRDSPDSPLYRSSYTRYERLTNAFQRSFSRKSSLHRTYKVTNSGSGSFESTLNSVGGEYLMKISIGTPPVEILGIADTGSDLTWTQCKPCASCFKQKFPLFDPNNTKTYRKLSCEAELCSAVGQSGCDGENKCNYEVSYGDRSYSTGEMGTETFVLGNATFPKVAFGCGHDNSGTFNETATGIVGLGGGDISIVKQLDKSIGGRFSYCLTFLDSNVSSKISFGANAVVTGPKVVSTPIVQKSPSTFYFLTLEGVSVGKKRLEYVSDVSDYNQQAGGGNIIIDSGTTLTFLPEGLFSDLEAALVKAIKGNRVEDPQGVFQLCYELPSTGEFDIPPIVVHFSGADLEVTPGSTFIEVKPGVVCLTFVPSNDFSIFGNLHQMNFNIGYDLVNQEVSFLPTDCSKFE from the coding sequence ATGGCTTTTTCTTCCAAAGTAGCCTTGTTCCTTCTTGCCtgcattttcttgatttctggaATTGAATCGAACAAACATGGTGGGATCACTCTTGATTTGATACACCGGGACTCCCCCGATTCCCCCCTCTACCGTTCCTCATACACACGTTACGAACGTCTAACAAATGCGTTCCAACGTTCGTTTTCACGTAAATCTTCTCTCCATAGGACGTACAAGGTAACAAACTCGGGCTCGGGGTCGTTTGAGTCAACCCTCAATTCCGTTGGCGGGGAGTACCTGATGAAGATCAGCATCGGGACGCCACCCGTGGAGATACTGGGCATAGCTGACACCGGAAGTGATTTGACATGGACTCAGTGCAAGCCATGTGCATCATGTTTCAAACAGAAGTTCCCACTTTTTGATCCAAACAACACCAAAACATACCGAAAGTTGTCGTGTGAAGCCGAGCTATGTTCCGCGGTCGGTCAATCAGGTTGCGATGGCGAAAACAAGTGCAACTATGAGGTGTCCTACGGAGATAGGTCGTACAGCACCGGCGAAATGGGAACCGAGACGTTTGTCTTAGGGAACGCCACGTTTCCTAAGGTGGCATTCGGTTGCGGGCACGATAACAGTGGCACGTTCAACGAGACAGCAACCGGGATCGTCGGGCTCGGAGGTGGGGACATATCGATAGTCAAGCAGCTAGACAAGTCGATCGGGGGTCGGTTCTCGTACTGTCTGACGTTTCTTGACTCGAATGTTTCTAGCAAAATAAGTTTCGGGGCCAATGCGGTAGTCACGGGGCCTAAAGTGGTGTCGACTCCAATAGTTCAAAAATCACCTAGCACCTTCTACTTCCTAACTCTAGAGGGAGTCAGCGTGGGGAAGAAGAGGTTGGAGTACGTTTCCGACGTATCCGATTACAACCAACAGGCTGGTGGTGGTAACATCATTATCGACTCCGGGACGACGTTAACGTTTCTCCCCGAGGGGCTATTCTCCGATCTGGAGGCGGCTCTAGTCAAAGCTATCAAGGGCAACCGTGTCGAAGACCCTCAAGGCGTTTTCCAGCTATGCTACGAGTTGCCTAGCACCGGTGAATTCGACATCCCGCCCATAGTTGTACACTTTTCGGGGGCAGATTTGGAGGTGACGCCGGGGAGCACGTTCATCGAGGTGAAGCCCGGCGTGGTTTGTTTGACGTTCGTGCCGTCGAACGATTTCTCCATCTTCGGAAACTTGCACCAAATGAATTTTAATATAGGGTATGATCTTGTGAACCAGGAAGTCAGTTTCTTGCCAACTGATTGTAGCAAGTTCGAGTAA
- the LOC140807353 gene encoding uncharacterized protein, translated as MTLQMDDFLSDSDDEKAVEEILAQAMDLCAVEQVAAINCAGITDSALPSHLETRFQKLKSFPSSTKKSSNFDAFQEALRNDLGVGKNKENESSACSTKLPVENIFSSPSKSPEDEMFSPIKSNPRTKMCRKGLKSRSSSSLEDLSSGSVSPPVKISGCFLCSPKKVPRKKSKVKKVLDSKLDWAKNDGSLSDMSNFSVKSQRKMMKKAMKAEEEICREAEKIVKWAKHASARMDVSGIEDELSDDENLKFH; from the coding sequence ATGACACTGCAAATGGATGATTTTTTATCGGATAGTGACGATGAGAAAGCGGTGGAAGAGATTCTAGCTCAAGCAATGGATTTGTGCGCTGTTGAGCAGGTGGCAGCCATCAATTGTGCTGGTATAACTGATTCCGCTCTCCCTTCTCACCTGGAAACACGCTTCCAGAAGCTGAAATCTTTCCCATCATCCACTAAGAAATCTAGTAATTTTGACGCGTTTCAAGAGGCTTTGAGGAACGATCTAGGCGTGGGAAAGAACAAGGAAAATGAGTCTTCCGCATGTTCGACGAAATTACCagtagaaaatattttctcatctcCTTCAAAATCACCCGAGGATGAAATGTTTTCGCCAATTAAGAGCAACCCACGTACGAAAATGTGTAGAAAAGGATTAAAGTCTCGGTCTTCATCCTCTTTGGAAGACTTATCAAGTGGTTCTGTGTCTCCTCCTGTAAAGATATCTGGTTGCTTTTTGTGTTCTCCAAAGAAGGTGCCAAGGAAGAAGAGTAAAGTGAAGAAGGTTTTGGATTCGAAGCTTGATTGGGCGAAAAATGACGGGTCTTTATCTGATATGAGTAATTTTTCAGTGAAAAGTCAGAGGAAGATGATGAAGAAAGCTATGAAGGCCGAAGAAGAGATCTGTAGAGAGGCTGAAAAAATAGTGAAGTGGGCAAAGCATGCTTCTGCGAGGATGGATGTTTCTGGCATTGAAGATGAATTAAGTGATGACGAGAACTTGAAATTTCACTAG
- the LOC140808432 gene encoding boron transporter 4-like isoform X2 translates to MDHLKTPFKGVTNDIKGRLACYKKDWIDTCGSGARILAPTAYIFFASALPVIAFGEQLSRETEGSLSPVETLASTAICGVIHAIFGGQPLLILGVAEPTIIMYTYLYNFAKNSIGRELYLAWAGWVCVWTALILFLLAIFNACSIITRFTRVAGELFGMLITVLFIQEAIKGVVSEFFIPKGENSSEENYQFQWLYTNGLLGIIFSFGLLITALNSRKARSWRYGTGSFRSFIADYGVPLMVVVWTLLSYSVPGKVPSGVPRRLFCPLPWESGSLYHWTVAKDMGKIPVGYILAAFIPAVMIAGLYFFDHSVASQMAQQKEFNLKNPSAYHYDIFLLGVMTLICGLLGLPPSNGVLPQSPMHTRSLAVLKKQLIRKKMVKSAKECMKQQATQSEIYGRMQTVFIEMESAPCHSVDRELANLKNAVMKHDEEGYDNSKFDPEKCIDLHLPVRVNEQRVSNLLQSMLVGLAVCIMPVIKMIPTSVLWGYFAYMAIDSLPGNQFWERIQLLFVPPGRRFKIIEGFHASYVEAVPFKYIFMFTLFQFAYLFVCFGITWIPIAGILFPLPFFLLISIREHILPKVFPPNYLQELDAAEYEEIIGHSFRARSLSLRDRESPDTDEEEDVCPDVSSAEILDEMTTHRGELKHRSVSFNSRQLQVFPEENSPEML, encoded by the exons GAAGCTTGAGTCCTGTTGAGACTCTGGCTTCTACGGCTATCTGCGGCGTCATCCATGCGATTTTTGGTGGGCAGCCATTGTTGATTCTAGGAGTTGCAGAACCAACCATTATAATGTACACTTATTTGTACAATTTTGCCAAGAACAGCATTGGGAGGGAGCTGTACTTAGCCTGGGCCGGATG GGTCTGTGTCTGGACAGCTTTGATTCTCTTTCTTCTTGCTATATTCAATGCTTGCTCTATAATTACGCGATTTACGAGGGTGGCTGGTGAACTTTTTGGAATGTTGATCACTGTTTTATTCATCCAAGAGGCCATCAAG GGTGTGGTGAGTGAATTTTTCATCCCAAAAGGCGAAAATTCTTCTGAAGAAAACTACCAATTTCAATGGCTTTACACAAATGGCTTGCTAGGGATTATCTTTTCTTTTGGCCTACTTATCACTGCCCTAAATAGCAGAAAAGCTCGGTCCTGGCGTTACGGTACAG GCAGCTTTCGTAGTTTTATTGCAGATTATGGGGTACCATTGATGGTCGTAGTATGGACTTTACTATCTTATAGCGTACCGGGGAAAGTTCCCTCTGGAGTTCCAAGGAGACTTTTTTGTCCTCTTCCCTGGGAGTCCGGATCATTGTATCACTGGACAGTTGCTAAG GACATGGGAAAGATTCCTGTGGGATATATTTTAGCTGCATTCATACCAGCTGTGATGATTGCCGGTCTATACTTTTTCGATCATAGTGTAGCTTCACAGATGGCTCAACAGAAGGAATTCAACCTTAAAAACCCTTCCGCCTACCATTATGATATCTTTTTACTAGGAGTCATG ACATTGATTTGCGGTTTACTTGGACTTCCTCCTTCAAATGGTGTCCTCCCTCAATCACCTATGCATACTAGGAGTCTTGCTGTTCTCAAGAAACAG TTGATTCGGAAGAAAATGGTGAAAAGCGCGAAAGAGTGTATGAAACAGCAGGCAACCCAGTCAGAGATCTATGGCCGAATGCAGACTGTGTTCATTGAAATGGAGAGTGCTCCTTGT CATTCTGTAGATAGAGAATTGGCGAACTTGAAGAATGCTGTCATGAAACATGACGAGGAAGGATACGACAACAGTAAATTTGATCCGGAAAAGTGTATAGATCTTCATCTCCCTGTTCGAGTAAACGAGCAAAGAGTCAGCAACTTGCTGCAGTCGATGCTCGTTGGACTTGCTGTATGTATCATGCCTGTGATCAAGATGATACCTACCTCTGTTCTATGGGGTTATTTCGCCTACATGGCTATTGATAGCCTTCCTGGAAATCAGTTTTGGGAGAGAATCCAGCTTCTCTTCGTTCCGCCAGGTCGACGTTTCAA AATAATTGAAGGGTTCCATGCTTCATATGTGGAGGCAGTACCGTTCAAGTACATCTTCATGTTTACGCTCTTTCAGTTTGCTTATCTCTTCGTTTGCTTTGGGATAACATGGATACCGATTGCTGGAATTTTGTTTCCACTTCCATTCTTCCTTCTGATAAGTATACGAGAACACATTCTCCCCAAGGTGTTTCCTCCTAATTATCTCCAAGAACTAGATGCAGCAGAATATGAAGAAATTATCGGTCATTCATTTAGAGCCAGGAGTCTATCTCTCAGG GATAGAGAATCACCCGATACAGACGAAGAAGAAGATGTTTGTCCTGATGTATCTTCTGCTGAGATATTGGATGAAATGACGACGCATAGAGGTGAACTGAAGCATCGGTCTGTGAGCTTCAACAGCAGACAGTTACAG GTTTTTCCAGAAGAAAATTCTCCAGAGATGTTATAA
- the LOC140808432 gene encoding probable boron transporter 7 isoform X1 gives MDHLKTPFKGVTNDIKGRLACYKKDWIDTCGSGARILAPTAYIFFASALPVIAFGEQLSRETEGSLSPVETLASTAICGVIHAIFGGQPLLILGVAEPTIIMYTYLYNFAKNSIGRELYLAWAGWVCVWTALILFLLAIFNACSIITRFTRVAGELFGMLITVLFIQEAIKGVVSEFFIPKGENSSEENYQFQWLYTNGLLGIIFSFGLLITALNSRKARSWRYGTGSFRSFIADYGVPLMVVVWTLLSYSVPGKVPSGVPRRLFCPLPWESGSLYHWTVAKDMGKIPVGYILAAFIPAVMIAGLYFFDHSVASQMAQQKEFNLKNPSAYHYDIFLLGVMTLICGLLGLPPSNGVLPQSPMHTRSLAVLKKQLIRKKMVKSAKECMKQQATQSEIYGRMQTVFIEMESAPCQHSVDRELANLKNAVMKHDEEGYDNSKFDPEKCIDLHLPVRVNEQRVSNLLQSMLVGLAVCIMPVIKMIPTSVLWGYFAYMAIDSLPGNQFWERIQLLFVPPGRRFKIIEGFHASYVEAVPFKYIFMFTLFQFAYLFVCFGITWIPIAGILFPLPFFLLISIREHILPKVFPPNYLQELDAAEYEEIIGHSFRARSLSLRDRESPDTDEEEDVCPDVSSAEILDEMTTHRGELKHRSVSFNSRQLQVFPEENSPEML, from the exons GAAGCTTGAGTCCTGTTGAGACTCTGGCTTCTACGGCTATCTGCGGCGTCATCCATGCGATTTTTGGTGGGCAGCCATTGTTGATTCTAGGAGTTGCAGAACCAACCATTATAATGTACACTTATTTGTACAATTTTGCCAAGAACAGCATTGGGAGGGAGCTGTACTTAGCCTGGGCCGGATG GGTCTGTGTCTGGACAGCTTTGATTCTCTTTCTTCTTGCTATATTCAATGCTTGCTCTATAATTACGCGATTTACGAGGGTGGCTGGTGAACTTTTTGGAATGTTGATCACTGTTTTATTCATCCAAGAGGCCATCAAG GGTGTGGTGAGTGAATTTTTCATCCCAAAAGGCGAAAATTCTTCTGAAGAAAACTACCAATTTCAATGGCTTTACACAAATGGCTTGCTAGGGATTATCTTTTCTTTTGGCCTACTTATCACTGCCCTAAATAGCAGAAAAGCTCGGTCCTGGCGTTACGGTACAG GCAGCTTTCGTAGTTTTATTGCAGATTATGGGGTACCATTGATGGTCGTAGTATGGACTTTACTATCTTATAGCGTACCGGGGAAAGTTCCCTCTGGAGTTCCAAGGAGACTTTTTTGTCCTCTTCCCTGGGAGTCCGGATCATTGTATCACTGGACAGTTGCTAAG GACATGGGAAAGATTCCTGTGGGATATATTTTAGCTGCATTCATACCAGCTGTGATGATTGCCGGTCTATACTTTTTCGATCATAGTGTAGCTTCACAGATGGCTCAACAGAAGGAATTCAACCTTAAAAACCCTTCCGCCTACCATTATGATATCTTTTTACTAGGAGTCATG ACATTGATTTGCGGTTTACTTGGACTTCCTCCTTCAAATGGTGTCCTCCCTCAATCACCTATGCATACTAGGAGTCTTGCTGTTCTCAAGAAACAG TTGATTCGGAAGAAAATGGTGAAAAGCGCGAAAGAGTGTATGAAACAGCAGGCAACCCAGTCAGAGATCTATGGCCGAATGCAGACTGTGTTCATTGAAATGGAGAGTGCTCCTTGT CAGCATTCTGTAGATAGAGAATTGGCGAACTTGAAGAATGCTGTCATGAAACATGACGAGGAAGGATACGACAACAGTAAATTTGATCCGGAAAAGTGTATAGATCTTCATCTCCCTGTTCGAGTAAACGAGCAAAGAGTCAGCAACTTGCTGCAGTCGATGCTCGTTGGACTTGCTGTATGTATCATGCCTGTGATCAAGATGATACCTACCTCTGTTCTATGGGGTTATTTCGCCTACATGGCTATTGATAGCCTTCCTGGAAATCAGTTTTGGGAGAGAATCCAGCTTCTCTTCGTTCCGCCAGGTCGACGTTTCAA AATAATTGAAGGGTTCCATGCTTCATATGTGGAGGCAGTACCGTTCAAGTACATCTTCATGTTTACGCTCTTTCAGTTTGCTTATCTCTTCGTTTGCTTTGGGATAACATGGATACCGATTGCTGGAATTTTGTTTCCACTTCCATTCTTCCTTCTGATAAGTATACGAGAACACATTCTCCCCAAGGTGTTTCCTCCTAATTATCTCCAAGAACTAGATGCAGCAGAATATGAAGAAATTATCGGTCATTCATTTAGAGCCAGGAGTCTATCTCTCAGG GATAGAGAATCACCCGATACAGACGAAGAAGAAGATGTTTGTCCTGATGTATCTTCTGCTGAGATATTGGATGAAATGACGACGCATAGAGGTGAACTGAAGCATCGGTCTGTGAGCTTCAACAGCAGACAGTTACAG GTTTTTCCAGAAGAAAATTCTCCAGAGATGTTATAA